The Streptomyces camelliae genome window below encodes:
- a CDS encoding enoyl-CoA hydratase/isomerase family protein, with the protein MTETTSLFEPLPATALRTDSAGPVVTVRLGATAEDSTLTVAALDELLALLDGLHERPDVRVLLLTADGEDFCLGADRTEYQAALAGDPTGAALRRIADKAHRVCEALENTHAVTIARLHGKVIGAGLALASYCDLRAGADDCRFRMPEIGIGLPPAWGGAMGRLIAEAGAARIRELMLTCDTFDAATAHRLGLLHKAVPREELDTVIDAWVRPLVRRPAEAVTLTKRMLAGYARAARTADVGLLDAHLLTAQLTRPRR; encoded by the coding sequence ATGACCGAGACCACCAGCCTCTTCGAGCCCCTGCCCGCCACCGCGCTGCGCACCGACTCGGCCGGCCCCGTCGTGACGGTCCGGCTCGGCGCGACCGCGGAGGACAGCACACTCACGGTCGCCGCCCTGGACGAACTCCTCGCCCTCCTCGACGGACTGCACGAACGCCCGGACGTCCGGGTTCTGCTCCTGACGGCGGACGGAGAGGACTTCTGCCTCGGCGCGGACCGCACCGAGTACCAGGCGGCCCTGGCCGGCGACCCCACCGGCGCCGCCCTGCGCCGCATCGCCGACAAGGCCCACCGGGTGTGCGAGGCACTGGAGAACACCCATGCCGTCACCATCGCGCGGCTGCACGGCAAGGTCATCGGCGCCGGACTCGCCCTCGCCTCCTACTGCGACCTGCGCGCCGGGGCGGACGACTGCCGCTTCCGCATGCCCGAGATCGGCATCGGCCTGCCGCCCGCCTGGGGCGGCGCCATGGGCCGGCTGATCGCCGAGGCGGGCGCGGCACGGATCCGTGAACTCATGCTCACCTGCGACACGTTCGACGCGGCCACCGCGCACCGGCTCGGCCTGCTGCACAAGGCCGTGCCGCGCGAGGAGCTGGACACGGTCATCGACGCCTGGGTACGGCCGCTGGTGCGCCGCCCGGCGGAAGCGGTCACGCTCACCAAGCGCATGCTGGCCGGATACGCGCGCGCGGCCCGCACCGCCGACGTCGGCCTGCTCGACGCCCACCTCCTCACCGCCCAGCTCACCCGGCCCCGCCGCTGA
- a CDS encoding sensor histidine kinase, giving the protein MIRDVLVWCLVAVTAITLVAAVALSRRNKAIAAKKARSEAALTQRLSEADAQVAALRAELHQHRTEHAKTIQEAEEAAEDSTKAVLKGSARFLQSLAAEQLALLEEIQRKYGGHSVLGDLLEVSHANAQMARKAQGIAVMCGAPLGRRNRPASVYDVVRSAQGQIRNFRRVEIMQQTGFALKASTVSPVALAVAELLDNAASFSQTGSPIEVTFQRVQKNLCIVIDDAGVGMNDEERQKATDLLSGDYRPRLSQLGNQPKFGFPVIGLLAQQYGFRVDVTGVSRYGGVRAVVLLPEELWTEEEAAPVVDAQETGVRGTVGRPEPVTRTKHGLPRRGARQVPIASVPDHDETTTSLTVPPAAAEEAGRAAGRSLGAFQRGTLSGRNLAGAPSEGSDEA; this is encoded by the coding sequence ATGATTCGAGACGTACTTGTGTGGTGCCTGGTTGCCGTGACGGCGATCACGCTCGTCGCGGCCGTGGCCCTCAGTCGTCGCAACAAGGCCATCGCGGCGAAGAAGGCCCGCTCCGAGGCTGCCCTCACCCAGAGACTGAGCGAGGCCGATGCCCAAGTCGCCGCTTTACGAGCAGAGTTGCACCAGCACCGGACCGAGCATGCCAAGACCATCCAGGAGGCCGAGGAGGCGGCCGAGGACAGCACCAAGGCCGTCCTCAAGGGCTCCGCGCGCTTCCTGCAGAGCCTCGCGGCCGAGCAGTTGGCGCTGCTGGAGGAGATCCAGCGCAAGTACGGCGGCCACTCGGTGCTGGGCGACCTGCTCGAAGTCAGCCACGCCAACGCGCAGATGGCGCGCAAGGCGCAGGGCATCGCGGTGATGTGCGGTGCGCCGCTGGGCCGTCGTAACCGTCCCGCGAGCGTGTACGACGTGGTGCGCAGCGCGCAGGGGCAGATCCGTAACTTCCGGCGCGTCGAGATCATGCAGCAGACGGGCTTCGCGCTGAAGGCGTCCACCGTCTCGCCGGTGGCGCTCGCCGTGGCCGAACTGCTGGACAACGCCGCGAGTTTCTCGCAGACGGGCTCGCCGATCGAGGTGACGTTCCAACGGGTGCAGAAGAACCTGTGCATCGTCATCGACGACGCCGGTGTCGGCATGAACGACGAGGAGCGGCAGAAGGCCACCGACCTGCTCTCCGGTGACTACCGCCCCCGGCTGTCGCAGCTGGGCAACCAGCCGAAGTTCGGCTTCCCGGTGATCGGCCTGCTCGCGCAGCAGTACGGCTTCCGGGTGGACGTCACCGGTGTCTCCCGCTACGGCGGCGTGCGCGCGGTCGTCCTGCTGCCGGAAGAGCTGTGGACCGAGGAGGAGGCCGCTCCGGTCGTGGATGCGCAGGAGACCGGTGTCCGCGGCACCGTCGGCCGGCCCGAACCCGTCACGCGCACCAAGCACGGTCTGCCCCGGCGCGGCGCCCGCCAGGTGCCCATCGCCAGCGTCCCCGACCACGACGAGACCACCACCTCGCTCACCGTGCCGCCCGCCGCGGCGGAGGAGGCCGGGCGTGCGGCCGGGCGCAGCCTGGGTGCCTTCCAGCGCGGCACGCTCTCGGGCCGTAACCTCGCCGGGGCCCCGTCCGAAGGGTCCGATGAGGCATGA
- a CDS encoding MarR family winged helix-turn-helix transcriptional regulator, whose amino-acid sequence MPQQHHGPRQTPVEGRPAQDEQDALDREAEEVTVAVMAASRLIVALSARALASVDVPLTLPQLRSLVALHTCGPIKLAEMAATLGVTPSTALRMAERLEGLGLTDRRVNPDNRREVVLRLTPAGEELVDRVLSHRRAEIRSLVERLPAAQRAGLVPALTALTTAAAGLDPALAPAAEAGRVAGVVDDPLNPAP is encoded by the coding sequence ATGCCCCAGCAACACCACGGCCCGCGGCAGACCCCGGTCGAGGGGCGTCCCGCGCAGGACGAGCAGGACGCGCTGGATCGGGAGGCGGAGGAGGTCACCGTCGCCGTGATGGCGGCCTCCCGGCTGATCGTCGCCCTCTCCGCCCGCGCCCTCGCCTCCGTCGACGTGCCGCTGACCCTGCCCCAGCTGCGCTCCCTGGTCGCCCTGCACACGTGCGGCCCGATCAAACTGGCGGAGATGGCGGCGACCCTGGGCGTCACCCCGTCCACCGCCCTGCGCATGGCCGAGCGCCTGGAGGGCCTCGGCCTCACCGACCGGCGGGTCAACCCGGACAACCGCCGCGAGGTCGTCCTGCGGCTGACCCCGGCCGGCGAGGAACTGGTGGACCGGGTGCTGAGCCACCGCCGCGCGGAGATCCGCTCCCTGGTCGAGCGCCTGCCCGCGGCCCAGCGCGCCGGTCTGGTCCCGGCCCTCACCGCCCTCACGACCGCCGCCGCCGGCCTCGACCCCGCCCTCGCCCCGGCCGCCGAGGCGGGCCGCGTGGCGGGCGTGGTCGACGATCCACTGAACCCGGCGCCGTGA
- a CDS encoding DUF742 domain-containing protein — protein MTGEPDEELELTSALVPLFVITNGRSLPPEHAYERTALVSASEDAVASARTLSPEARQVLDLVKDGFLSVAEVAAHTRLPLGIVRILLAQMEDNGLIVARKPVPRAERVDREVLSAVLDGLKARFGA, from the coding sequence ATGACCGGCGAGCCGGACGAGGAACTGGAGCTGACCTCGGCGTTAGTCCCGCTCTTCGTCATCACCAACGGCCGTTCCCTGCCCCCGGAGCACGCCTACGAGCGGACGGCCCTGGTCTCCGCGAGCGAGGACGCCGTCGCCTCGGCGCGCACCCTCTCCCCGGAGGCCCGGCAGGTCCTGGACCTGGTCAAGGACGGTTTTCTCTCGGTGGCCGAGGTCGCCGCCCACACCCGTCTGCCGCTGGGGATCGTCCGGATCCTCCTCGCGCAGATGGAGGACAACGGTCTGATCGTCGCGCGCAAGCCCGTTCCCCGCGCCGAGCGTGTCGACCGAGAAGTGCTCAGCGCCGTGCTCGACGGCCTCAAAGCCCGATTCGGAGCGTGA
- a CDS encoding chloride channel protein, with product MSSSAARHRPALKIPHLGDFHVPPRVVLITALAIPVGAAAALVAAGLLKLIALITNLCFHGRLGFGTAVPADTPHRWLLAVMPVVGGLVIGLMARYGSEKIRGHGMPEAIESILVGGSRVQPRVAVLKPTSAAVSIGTGGPFGAEGPIIMTGGAVGSLLAQFLKVTTDERKALLVAGSAAGMAATFNAPLASILLAVELLLFEWRPRSYLPVAVAAVTATLVRGPLLGTRPLFAGAHVPDHIGLPAYGLCVIAGIMAGLLALGATALVYFSEDLFAKLRVHWMWWPAIGGAIIGLGGLVEPRALGVGYDVIGALLTGHAGTGLIVGVLVVKTLIWGLSLGSGTSGGVLAPMFMVGGALGAAEALVFPHVSPGFWALVSLAGVLGGVMRSPLTGIVFCLELTHEINALIPMVITASAAYLLSVVLLKRSVLTEKLARRGMHLTREYSVDPLEVHLVRQLETPVGVTFAAARPAGEVTALLRAAHEAGDPEGLLAQRLYPVLDTDGELAGVVTRGALVHADPADATPLGELARPAVTAHPDETLRALANRMAEHEVTRLLVITREPRPRLEGIVSLRHLLTARRIDLHEEHHAERVLTLRTRRQPAPATS from the coding sequence ATGTCCTCCTCCGCCGCACGCCATCGACCCGCCCTGAAGATCCCTCACCTGGGCGACTTCCACGTCCCCCCGCGCGTCGTGCTGATCACGGCGCTGGCCATCCCCGTGGGCGCCGCCGCCGCGCTGGTGGCGGCCGGGCTGCTGAAGCTGATCGCGCTGATCACCAACCTCTGCTTCCACGGCCGCCTCGGTTTCGGCACCGCGGTGCCCGCGGACACCCCGCACCGCTGGCTGCTGGCTGTGATGCCCGTGGTGGGCGGTCTGGTCATCGGGCTCATGGCCCGCTACGGCTCGGAGAAGATACGCGGCCACGGCATGCCGGAGGCGATCGAGTCGATCCTCGTGGGCGGCAGCCGGGTGCAGCCGCGCGTCGCCGTGCTGAAGCCCACGTCGGCCGCCGTGTCCATCGGCACCGGCGGGCCGTTCGGCGCCGAGGGCCCGATCATCATGACCGGCGGAGCCGTCGGTTCCCTGCTGGCCCAGTTCCTCAAGGTCACCACCGACGAGCGCAAGGCGCTGCTGGTGGCCGGTTCCGCCGCCGGCATGGCCGCGACCTTCAACGCCCCGCTCGCCTCCATCCTGCTCGCGGTCGAGTTGCTGCTCTTCGAGTGGCGGCCCCGCTCCTACCTGCCCGTCGCCGTCGCCGCCGTGACCGCCACCCTGGTACGCGGACCCCTGCTCGGCACCCGCCCGCTGTTCGCCGGCGCGCACGTGCCCGACCACATCGGCCTGCCCGCCTACGGCCTGTGCGTGATCGCCGGGATCATGGCCGGACTGCTCGCCCTGGGCGCCACCGCCCTCGTCTACTTCTCCGAGGACCTGTTCGCCAAGCTGCGCGTCCACTGGATGTGGTGGCCGGCGATCGGCGGCGCGATCATCGGCCTGGGCGGGCTCGTGGAGCCGCGCGCCCTGGGGGTCGGGTACGACGTCATCGGAGCGCTGCTGACGGGGCATGCCGGGACCGGGCTGATCGTCGGTGTCCTCGTGGTGAAGACCCTGATCTGGGGGCTGTCGCTGGGCTCGGGCACCTCCGGTGGCGTGCTCGCGCCGATGTTCATGGTCGGCGGCGCGCTGGGCGCGGCCGAGGCGCTGGTCTTCCCGCACGTCAGCCCCGGCTTCTGGGCCCTGGTCTCGCTGGCCGGGGTACTCGGCGGCGTCATGCGCTCCCCGCTCACCGGCATCGTCTTCTGCCTGGAGCTCACCCACGAGATCAATGCCCTGATCCCGATGGTGATCACCGCGTCGGCCGCCTATCTGCTGTCGGTGGTGCTGCTGAAGCGCTCGGTGCTCACCGAGAAGCTGGCCCGGCGCGGTATGCACTTGACCCGCGAGTACTCCGTGGACCCGCTGGAGGTGCACCTCGTACGGCAGTTGGAGACGCCCGTCGGGGTCACCTTCGCCGCCGCCCGCCCCGCCGGCGAGGTCACCGCCCTGCTGCGCGCCGCGCACGAGGCGGGCGATCCGGAGGGGCTGCTGGCCCAGCGGCTGTATCCGGTGCTGGACACCGACGGCGAACTGGCCGGGGTCGTCACGCGCGGCGCGCTGGTCCACGCCGACCCGGCCGACGCCACGCCGCTCGGCGAGCTGGCCCGGCCGGCGGTCACCGCGCACCCCGACGAGACGCTGCGCGCGCTCGCCAACCGCATGGCCGAGCACGAGGTGACCCGGCTGCTGGTGATCACCCGCGAGCCACGTCCCCGCCTGGAGGGCATCGTCAGCCTGCGCCACCTGCTGACGGCCCGCCGCATCGACCTGCACGAGGAGCACCACGCGGAACGCGTCCTCACCCTGCGCACCCGGCGCCAGCCGGCACCGGCGACGAGCTGA
- a CDS encoding cytochrome P450, producing METAITSPAGTSPADRRFAVSLFSRLRTAKGQANPFPIYAELRSRGEVAAAPWGGHLVTGFDVCDQVLRSREWLEPDSGWRERQGDGTRWTAPSSREMSRTLPALNPPEHTWVRRSAGMFDRGSLEQLRDPVGRFTGRLLDALAERLRDGETADFNELVSEELPVATIGHWLGLPTADFPRLRELTHDQVFTQELLPSASQLALSDAATAELRTYFMDVVRARRAAPGDDPVSRWIEVWDTMEPDRDKADEAVYFLALFVLLAALETTSTLLSTMTLLLLEHPRQWYRLLVQPDLVPAAVEETLRYDPPTHVISRVASCDGVLGDVEVREGEMVHLLVGAAHRDPARHEDPELFNLHRKPAHLAFSGGIHYCLGAPLARLEAQTLLRQLVMRFPRLTLVRRPTWAPRVAFRRLLDLDVALS from the coding sequence GTGGAGACTGCGATAACCTCGCCAGCCGGAACCTCGCCAGCCGACAGACGCTTCGCCGTCTCGCTCTTCTCCCGTCTGCGGACGGCGAAGGGCCAGGCCAACCCGTTCCCGATCTACGCCGAGCTGCGCTCGCGGGGCGAGGTGGCCGCCGCACCCTGGGGCGGGCACCTCGTCACCGGCTTCGACGTCTGTGACCAGGTGCTGCGCAGCCGGGAGTGGCTGGAGCCGGACAGCGGCTGGCGCGAGCGGCAGGGCGACGGCACCCGCTGGACGGCGCCCTCCTCGCGGGAGATGAGCCGGACCCTGCCCGCGCTCAACCCCCCGGAGCACACCTGGGTGCGCCGCTCGGCCGGCATGTTCGACCGCGGCTCCCTGGAACAACTGCGGGACCCCGTGGGCCGGTTCACCGGCCGTTTACTCGACGCCCTGGCGGAGCGGCTGCGCGACGGCGAGACCGCCGACTTCAACGAGCTGGTGAGCGAGGAACTGCCGGTCGCCACCATCGGGCACTGGCTCGGGCTGCCCACCGCCGACTTCCCGCGGCTGCGCGAGCTGACCCACGACCAGGTCTTCACCCAGGAACTCCTCCCCTCCGCCTCCCAGTTGGCGCTCTCCGACGCGGCCACCGCGGAACTGCGCACGTATTTCATGGACGTGGTCCGCGCACGCCGTGCGGCGCCGGGCGACGACCCGGTCTCCCGCTGGATCGAGGTCTGGGACACCATGGAGCCCGACCGTGACAAGGCCGACGAAGCCGTCTACTTCCTCGCCCTGTTCGTGCTGCTGGCCGCCCTGGAGACCACCTCCACGCTGCTGTCCACCATGACCCTGCTGCTCCTGGAACACCCCCGGCAGTGGTACCGGCTGCTGGTCCAGCCCGACCTGGTTCCCGCCGCCGTCGAAGAAACGTTGCGCTACGACCCGCCCACCCATGTGATCAGCCGTGTCGCCTCCTGCGACGGCGTCCTCGGCGACGTCGAGGTGCGCGAGGGCGAGATGGTCCACCTCCTGGTCGGCGCCGCCCACCGCGACCCGGCCAGGCACGAGGACCCCGAGCTGTTCAACCTGCACCGCAAACCGGCCCACCTCGCCTTCAGCGGTGGCATCCACTACTGCCTCGGCGCGCCCTTGGCCCGCCTGGAGGCCCAGACCCTCCTCCGCCAGCTGGTCATGCGCTTCCCGCGTCTCACCCTCGTACGACGGCCGACCTGGGCCCCGCGCGTGGCCTTCCGTCGTCTGCTCGACCTGGATGTCGCCCTGTCATGA
- a CDS encoding cytochrome P450, producing MHQRPGIQGPPPGCPAHGNTQLYGPQFGSDPDAVYAYLRTLGPSAPVDIAPGVEVELVTSYDAALYILQNPASFVRDSRRWNALNEGRVPEDSPALPMLGYRPNALFSDGAAHARLRQAVTDSLATVNELQLVRQTQASADYLISRFSTERLGQAELMAEYAQPLPLLVFSDLFGCPPEIGDRVITGISGIFSGTPGADQVLAEALGELIARKRRQPGEDLTTRLMQHSAQLTDEEVLHQLVTLLSGGTTPLSAVIGTTSALMLGEDWQADLPVEDAVNQVLWNYAPIANYAAHYATHDVELGGRVVKANDPVVISFAAANTDPRLAEHREQLSAKAHLAFGAGPHACPAKDPAFVIAVTAVESLLNRLPDIEVRAPFKDLSWVPAPWSRSLVALPVRFTPRTVAPAQAQQTEPQPAAPAVPVAAASRSMAHSAPGASKPKPGLFSRFLAWTRGE from the coding sequence ATGCACCAGCGACCCGGCATACAAGGGCCACCCCCCGGCTGCCCCGCGCACGGCAACACCCAGCTCTACGGCCCGCAGTTCGGCTCCGATCCCGACGCGGTGTACGCCTATCTGCGCACGCTCGGCCCGAGCGCCCCCGTCGACATCGCGCCGGGGGTGGAGGTCGAGCTGGTCACCAGCTACGACGCCGCCCTGTACATCCTGCAGAACCCGGCGTCGTTCGTCCGGGACTCGCGGCGCTGGAACGCGCTGAACGAGGGCCGGGTCCCCGAGGACAGTCCGGCGCTGCCGATGCTGGGCTACCGGCCCAACGCCCTGTTCAGCGACGGCGCCGCGCACGCCCGGCTGCGCCAGGCCGTCACCGACAGCCTGGCCACCGTCAACGAGCTGCAGCTGGTACGGCAGACACAGGCGTCCGCCGACTATCTGATCAGCCGGTTCAGCACCGAACGGCTCGGCCAGGCCGAGCTGATGGCCGAGTACGCCCAGCCGCTGCCGCTGCTGGTCTTCAGCGACCTGTTCGGCTGCCCGCCCGAGATCGGCGACCGGGTCATCACCGGCATCAGCGGTATCTTCTCCGGTACGCCGGGTGCCGACCAGGTGCTGGCCGAGGCGTTGGGCGAGCTGATCGCCCGCAAACGGCGCCAGCCCGGCGAGGACCTGACGACGCGTCTGATGCAGCACTCGGCACAGCTGACCGACGAGGAGGTGCTGCACCAGCTCGTGACGCTGCTGTCCGGCGGCACCACCCCGCTGTCCGCGGTCATCGGCACGACCAGCGCGCTCATGCTGGGCGAGGACTGGCAGGCGGACCTGCCGGTCGAGGACGCGGTCAACCAGGTGCTGTGGAACTACGCGCCGATCGCCAACTACGCGGCTCACTACGCGACGCACGACGTGGAGCTCGGCGGACGCGTCGTCAAGGCCAACGATCCGGTGGTCATCTCCTTCGCCGCCGCGAACACCGATCCCCGGCTGGCCGAGCATCGCGAGCAGCTCAGTGCCAAGGCCCATCTGGCCTTCGGGGCCGGGCCGCACGCCTGCCCTGCCAAGGACCCGGCGTTCGTGATCGCCGTGACGGCCGTCGAATCCCTGCTCAACCGGCTTCCCGACATCGAGGTCCGGGCCCCCTTCAAGGACCTGAGCTGGGTGCCGGCGCCGTGGAGCCGCTCCCTGGTGGCGCTGCCGGTCCGGTTCACCCCGCGCACCGTCGCGCCGGCACAGGCGCAGCAAACGGAACCGCAGCCGGCCGCCCCCGCCGTCCCGGTCGCGGCCGCGTCCCGGTCGATGGCGCACAGCGCGCCGGGCGCGTCGAAGCCCAAGCCCGGCCTGTTCAGCCGGTTCCTGGCATGGACCAGGGGAGAGTGA
- a CDS encoding roadblock/LC7 domain-containing protein, which yields MLEDIVANVPRARHAVLLSADGLPRGSTEGMDAKDVRTISAAMAGMQSLSRATSHFAGPGEDREWNQTIIEFSHGWIFLIGAGQGAYLAAAAAPDVDMQQISFRMHRLVARLGNNLTSPPRVHAEDAGERTGQPRAQAQAGRGTGIPIADLDEVIGQVRGARHAVLLGADGLPRGATTGMSQDLADTISAAMTGIHAYSRATAQFAGPLKEAHWRQTVIEFQHGWIFLISAGHGAFLAAAAEHDADIEEFTTRLHQVVPHLSRDLAPRGEASRA from the coding sequence ATGCTTGAGGACATCGTGGCCAATGTGCCCAGGGCACGCCACGCGGTCCTGCTGTCCGCGGACGGCCTGCCGCGCGGTTCGACCGAGGGCATGGACGCCAAGGACGTACGGACGATCTCCGCCGCCATGGCGGGCATGCAGTCGCTCAGCCGGGCCACGTCCCACTTCGCCGGTCCCGGCGAGGACCGGGAGTGGAACCAGACGATCATCGAGTTCTCGCACGGCTGGATCTTCCTCATCGGCGCCGGGCAGGGGGCCTATCTGGCGGCGGCCGCCGCGCCCGACGTCGACATGCAGCAGATCTCCTTCCGGATGCACCGCCTCGTCGCCCGGCTCGGCAACAACCTCACCTCGCCGCCCCGGGTGCACGCCGAGGACGCCGGGGAGCGCACCGGACAGCCCCGCGCGCAGGCGCAGGCGGGGCGGGGCACCGGGATCCCGATCGCCGACCTCGACGAGGTGATCGGCCAGGTGCGCGGCGCCCGGCACGCCGTACTGCTGGGCGCCGACGGCCTGCCGCGCGGCGCGACCACGGGCATGAGCCAGGACCTCGCGGACACCATCTCGGCTGCGATGACCGGCATCCATGCCTACAGCCGCGCCACCGCGCAGTTCGCCGGGCCGCTCAAGGAGGCGCACTGGCGGCAGACGGTCATCGAGTTCCAGCACGGCTGGATCTTCCTGATCTCGGCCGGTCACGGCGCCTTCCTGGCCGCCGCGGCCGAGCACGACGCCGACATCGAGGAGTTCACCACGCGTCTCCATCAGGTCGTACCGCACCTGAGCCGGGACCTGGCACCGCGTGGGGAGGCGAGCCGCGCATGA
- a CDS encoding phytoene desaturase family protein — MPSMLDAVVVGAGPNGLTAAVELARRGFSVALFEAKSTVGGGARTEELTLPGFRHDPCSAAHPLGINSPAFRALPLERYGLQWLHSELPMAHPFPDGSAAVLSRSVAETAASFGPRDAGAYRRLVEPFLAHWDTLVRDFMSLPLTALPRDPLTLARFGLAGLPPSTWLMRRFKDERAKALFAGLVAHVMSPLDGLATGAIGLVFALAAHARGWPVPRGGSQAISDALAAYLTDLGGAVHTDYEVKRLDDLPPARAYVFDTSPTALARIAGFGDTYARYRYGPSVFKIDYALDGPVPWTAPEARVATTVQLGASQAEIGTALRAASREGRAPDRPFMITVQPGIVDPTRAPEGKQVFWAYGHVPGGWSGDLTDAMERQLERFAPGFRDRVLARATAGPAELAAHNANYVGGDIACGAASGLQLLLRPRLSLYPYHTPHPAVFICSSATPPGPGVHGMSGHNAAKAVWRRLRQT, encoded by the coding sequence GTGCCGTCGATGCTCGATGCGGTCGTGGTGGGTGCGGGGCCGAACGGGCTGACCGCTGCCGTGGAGCTGGCCCGCCGGGGCTTCTCCGTGGCCCTGTTCGAGGCGAAGTCCACCGTCGGCGGCGGCGCCCGCACCGAGGAGCTGACCCTCCCGGGCTTCCGGCACGACCCGTGCTCGGCGGCCCACCCCCTCGGGATCAACTCACCGGCGTTCCGCGCCCTTCCCCTGGAGCGCTACGGACTGCAGTGGCTGCACTCCGAGCTGCCGATGGCGCATCCCTTCCCCGACGGCAGCGCGGCCGTGCTGTCGAGGTCGGTGGCCGAGACGGCCGCCTCCTTCGGACCGCGCGACGCGGGGGCGTACCGCAGACTGGTCGAGCCGTTCCTCGCTCACTGGGACACCCTCGTACGGGACTTCATGTCCCTGCCCCTGACCGCGCTCCCGCGCGACCCCCTCACGCTGGCCCGCTTCGGCCTGGCCGGCCTGCCCCCGTCCACGTGGCTGATGCGCCGCTTCAAGGACGAGCGGGCCAAGGCCCTGTTCGCGGGCCTGGTCGCGCATGTGATGTCACCGCTGGACGGTCTGGCCACCGGCGCCATCGGCCTGGTCTTCGCGCTGGCCGCACACGCCCGCGGCTGGCCGGTGCCACGCGGCGGCTCCCAGGCGATCTCCGACGCCCTCGCCGCGTATCTCACCGACCTCGGCGGCGCGGTGCACACCGACTACGAGGTCAAGCGCCTGGACGACCTGCCCCCCGCGCGCGCGTACGTCTTCGACACCTCGCCCACCGCGCTCGCCCGCATCGCCGGCTTCGGTGACACGTATGCGCGCTACCGGTACGGCCCCAGCGTCTTCAAGATCGACTACGCGCTGGACGGCCCGGTGCCCTGGACCGCGCCCGAGGCCCGCGTCGCCACCACCGTGCAGCTCGGCGCGAGCCAGGCCGAGATCGGCACCGCCCTGCGCGCCGCCTCGCGCGAGGGCCGCGCCCCCGACCGGCCGTTCATGATCACCGTGCAGCCCGGCATCGTCGACCCCACCCGCGCGCCCGAGGGCAAGCAGGTCTTCTGGGCGTACGGCCATGTCCCGGGCGGCTGGTCCGGTGACCTCACCGACGCCATGGAACGCCAACTGGAGCGCTTCGCCCCCGGATTCCGCGACCGCGTGCTCGCCCGCGCCACCGCCGGCCCCGCCGAGCTGGCCGCCCACAACGCCAACTACGTCGGCGGCGACATCGCCTGCGGCGCGGCCTCCGGGCTCCAGCTGCTGCTGCGCCCCAGACTGTCCCTGTACCCGTACCACACGCCTCATCCGGCCGTCTTCATCTGCTCCTCGGCCACCCCGCCGGGACCCGGTGTGCACGGCATGTCGGGGCACAACGCGGCCAAGGCCGTATGGCGGAGACTGAGACAGACATGA
- a CDS encoding O-acetyl-ADP-ribose deacetylase encodes MTTITLVQGDITRQSADAIVNAANSSLLGGGGVDGAIHRSGGPAILAECQALRASRYGKGLPTGQAVATTAGDLDARWVIHTVGPVYQASGSDPSLLASCYRESLRVADELGARTVAFPAISTGVYRWPMDDAARIAVETVRSTPTAVEEVRFVLFDERAYEAFAAQLR; translated from the coding sequence ATGACCACCATCACCCTCGTCCAGGGCGACATCACCCGGCAGAGCGCCGACGCGATCGTCAACGCCGCCAATTCCTCGCTGCTCGGCGGCGGCGGAGTGGACGGCGCCATCCACCGCAGCGGCGGTCCCGCGATCCTCGCGGAGTGCCAGGCCCTGCGCGCCTCCCGGTACGGCAAGGGCCTGCCCACGGGCCAGGCGGTCGCCACCACGGCCGGCGACCTCGACGCCCGCTGGGTCATCCACACGGTGGGCCCGGTGTACCAGGCCTCGGGAAGCGATCCGTCGCTGCTCGCCTCCTGCTACCGGGAGTCGCTGCGCGTGGCCGACGAGCTGGGTGCCCGCACGGTCGCGTTCCCGGCGATCTCCACCGGCGTGTACCGGTGGCCGATGGACGATGCGGCCCGGATCGCGGTGGAGACGGTGCGCAGCACACCGACAGCCGTCGAAGAGGTGCGGTTCGTCCTCTTCGACGAGCGCGCGTACGAGGCGTTCGCCGCGCAGCTTCGCTGA
- a CDS encoding GTP-binding protein produces MYLDSGVRTAVKVLVVGHFGVGKTTCIGSISEIEPLRTEEEITEASEGFDDLSGTPDKTTTTVAMDFGRLTISDEVVLYLFGTPGQERFKEMWEELSRGALGALVLVDPERLDESFPILDLVERFGLTYAIGVNHFDGTPGYPLAEVREALNLSADTPVVPCDVRDEQSSAHALITLVRHLLSLID; encoded by the coding sequence GTGTACCTGGATTCAGGTGTCCGCACCGCGGTGAAAGTCCTCGTGGTGGGGCACTTCGGGGTCGGGAAGACCACGTGCATCGGAAGCATCTCCGAGATCGAGCCGCTGCGGACCGAGGAGGAGATCACCGAGGCCAGCGAGGGCTTCGACGATCTGTCGGGCACCCCCGACAAGACCACCACCACGGTCGCCATGGACTTCGGCCGCCTCACCATCTCCGACGAAGTGGTCCTGTACCTGTTCGGCACGCCCGGACAGGAACGCTTCAAGGAGATGTGGGAGGAGCTGTCCCGGGGCGCCCTCGGCGCGCTGGTCCTCGTCGACCCCGAGCGGCTCGACGAGTCCTTCCCCATCCTCGACCTGGTCGAGCGGTTCGGACTGACGTACGCCATCGGCGTCAACCACTTCGACGGGACGCCCGGTTACCCGCTCGCGGAGGTACGGGAGGCGCTCAACCTGTCCGCGGACACGCCCGTCGTCCCCTGCGACGTACGCGACGAGCAGTCCTCGGCGCACGCCCTCATCACCCTCGTGCGCCACCTTCTGTCCCTCATCGACTAG